The genomic stretch TTCTTGGAGAGCTTTTGAATTGGCCTGCcttatcaaaatttataagGATTCTTTTAATAGCTTTAGGTATTTCTTCGTGTAATGATGCAAACGGATAAACAGTCAATGATGTACCTGCCACGATAACTATATCATTTGAATGTGAATTGtctttatcatcattattaagtAGCTCTAAATCTTCATCCCAAGTTTCGAAAAACTCAGAAGGTAAATTTTCCCCAAAGAAGACAATTTTAGGTTTTATTAGCCCATTACAGTTATCACATCTTGCGtacttaaattttttgatattatttttatcaaactTATTAAACTCATTTagtttttctttaaaaactTTCAAGGGGTATTTTTTCTTGCATTCTATACATTCATTTTCAGCAAAACTACCGTGAGCTTCAATGACATAGCTGCTCTTAATACCTGCTTCTCTCTCTAATGTATCAATATTCTGAGTGTAAATTCTTTGTAATCTGTTTTTATCTTGAAATagtttcattaaataatgaaatttggAAGGTTTAAATTTACCTGGATATAATTCATTGgctaatatataaaaaggCTTGGGGTTCTTCTTATAATACTCAATGTCAAATACTGCCTCAGCATAAGgtagttttaattttgataaattatgaTATAGCCCAGTTTTAGGGGATCTAAAATCAGGAATACCGCAAGAAGTGGAAATTCCTGCTCCAACCATAAAGATTACTTTGGACTCAGGgaattcatttaaatgCTCTACAATTTGAGTT from Henningerozyma blattae CBS 6284 chromosome 4, complete genome encodes the following:
- the HST2 gene encoding histone deacetylase HST2 (similar to Saccharomyces cerevisiae HST2 (YPL015C); ancestral locus Anc_8.74) — its product is MSKISTNPVITQIVEHLNEFPESKVIFMVGAGISTSCGIPDFRSPKTGLYHNLSKLKLPYAEAVFDIEYYKKNPKPFYILANELYPGKFKPSKFHYLMKLFQDKNRLQRIYTQNIDTLEREAGIKSSYVIEAHGSFAENECIECKKKYPLKVFKEKLNEFNKFDKNNIKKFKYARCDNCNGLIKPKIVFFGENLPSEFFETWDEDLELLNNDDKDNSHSNDIVIVAGTSLTVYPFASLHEEIPKAIKRILINFDKAGQFKSSPRNTDLFFKGSSDDAAVELVQNLNWTEEFEKIIGEEIKEENVEDRKLQDEFEVNTLLKSINDLNIAK